In Silene latifolia isolate original U9 population chromosome X, ASM4854445v1, whole genome shotgun sequence, the following proteins share a genomic window:
- the LOC141622405 gene encoding uncharacterized protein LOC141622405, giving the protein MGPVWYLGERLARQCSRGALTVPVDPPRTMFREPSEAEREADLAGASGDDLLLPGEDYSAFLYGRLAYWPVVEVEAAGIEPPVYPETLEYTDATGRTTISELRDFDVAVTDAGLDDWQHLIRRVAPSRFVALWRVANRLRATAIEALVGGRGRQADRELERELAQSREETARLSRELEFRDAEIAALMARVAELEGAQQ; this is encoded by the exons atgggtccggtgtggtacttaggcgagcgtttggctcgtcagtgctctcggggcgcgttgacggttcccgttgatcctcctaggacgatgttcagggagccttccgaggctgagagggaggcggacttggccggtgccagtggtgacgacctCCTTctgcctggtgaggactactcggcattcctttacgggaggttggcgtactggccagtagtg gaggttgaggcggcgggcatcgagcccccagtgtatcccgagactctcgagtacaccgacgcgaccgggaggacgacgatctccgagttgcgtgattttgacgtggctgtgacggatgctggcctcgacgactggcagcatctgattcggagg gtcgcgccatctcggttcgtggcactatggagggtggccaaccggttgcgagctaccgccatcgaggcactcgtcggtggtcgaggtcgtcag gccgatcgtgagctggagcgagagttagcccagtcccgggaggagacggctcgtttgtcgagggagctcgagtttcgggatgccgagatcgctgctcttatggcgagggttgccgagttggagggtgctcagcagtag